A portion of the Magnetococcales bacterium genome contains these proteins:
- a CDS encoding DNA cytosine methyltransferase, which produces MTSCGRTDPKQYSTISLFSGAMGLDIGLHETGRFNILACVDKERSFCDTIRANKEAGKLHTHLAIFEEDITNLDPKKVLAAAGLKPGELDLLVGGPPCQAFSTAGKRGTIQDPRGTLPWDFLRFIECMKPRMFLMENVRGLLSAALRHRPIATRPERGGSPLETEEEPGSVVRLFAEDLTCVEGCGYHMDCFEVNAVNYGAPQLRERALFIGNRLGIQFDFPNPTHGSPCAPNNGRSSSEFVKEDGRVKPWRTLRDAIGHLDNPGDVIMDFSPRKKSYLAMVPEGSNWRSLPLEIQKESMGRAWFAKGGRSGWWRRLTFDLPCPTLVTMPNHAGTSLCHPTEVRALSLKEYALIQEFPIDWAFCGTAAQQYAQVGNAVPVRLGIVSGNAIAEFLDRIDGNDDHLVDAPKNHRIIYLQSHIRTRQWFKSGKTFVWKDGEDNSKNTYESPQTLRRTRVIG; this is translated from the coding sequence ATGACCTCGTGCGGCAGGACAGATCCTAAACAGTATAGTACCATTTCGCTTTTTTCGGGCGCAATGGGTTTAGATATTGGCCTGCATGAGACAGGTCGATTTAATATTTTGGCTTGCGTTGATAAGGAACGATCATTTTGTGATACCATCCGTGCCAACAAGGAGGCAGGAAAACTCCATACACACTTGGCTATCTTTGAGGAAGACATCACCAACCTTGATCCGAAAAAGGTGCTTGCCGCAGCTGGTCTGAAACCTGGGGAGCTTGACTTATTGGTTGGCGGACCACCGTGTCAGGCATTCAGTACCGCTGGCAAACGTGGGACCATCCAGGATCCACGGGGAACTTTGCCATGGGATTTTCTCCGTTTTATAGAATGCATGAAACCTCGCATGTTTTTGATGGAAAACGTGAGGGGGCTTTTGTCGGCTGCATTGCGTCACAGGCCTATCGCAACCAGGCCTGAGCGAGGGGGTTCTCCACTGGAGACTGAAGAGGAGCCAGGATCCGTTGTACGCCTATTCGCCGAAGATCTGACATGTGTTGAAGGGTGCGGGTATCATATGGACTGTTTCGAGGTTAATGCCGTTAATTATGGTGCGCCTCAATTGCGCGAGCGCGCTTTATTTATCGGTAATCGCCTCGGCATCCAGTTTGATTTTCCAAATCCAACTCACGGGTCTCCGTGCGCACCAAACAATGGTCGATCATCATCCGAATTTGTTAAAGAGGATGGCAGAGTCAAGCCGTGGCGGACACTCCGTGACGCAATTGGCCATCTAGATAACCCCGGCGACGTTATCATGGATTTCAGTCCGCGCAAGAAATCCTATTTGGCTATGGTTCCTGAAGGATCGAACTGGCGCAGTTTGCCGCTGGAAATTCAGAAAGAGTCCATGGGGCGTGCTTGGTTTGCCAAAGGAGGTCGGTCAGGTTGGTGGCGCAGGCTCACCTTCGACCTGCCATGTCCAACTCTGGTAACAATGCCAAATCATGCCGGCACGTCACTTTGCCATCCCACAGAAGTACGGGCACTCAGTTTGAAAGAATATGCGTTGATCCAGGAATTCCCGATTGACTGGGCGTTTTGCGGTACGGCTGCCCAGCAGTACGCTCAAGTAGGAAATGCCGTCCCTGTGCGTCTCGGAATCGTCTCTGGGAATGCGATTGCCGAATTTCTCGACCGCATAGATGGAAATGATGACCATTTAGTTGACGCACCGAAAAACCATAGGATCATTTACCTCCAGTCACATATCAGGACAAGGCAATGGTTTAAATCTGGCAAGACGTTTGTCTGGAAGGATGGCGAAGACAATTCAAAAAATACATATGAATCACCGCAAACATTGCGGCGCACACGTGTTATTGGTTAA